The following are encoded together in the Pygocentrus nattereri isolate fPygNat1 chromosome 3, fPygNat1.pri, whole genome shotgun sequence genome:
- the gad2 gene encoding glutamate decarboxylase 2 isoform X2, which yields MASHGFWSLGAQSAGGDNSSPSTPRAWCQAAAQKFTGGIGSKLCALLNVGEMEKTGDPSAAADPKQGASLAETCSCSDKPCSCSRAAVGFSHLYSTDLLPALDGDLKTLNFLQEVVDILLAYIVESFDRSTKVIDFHYPNELLQRNNWELSDEPETLDDILISCRATLKYAIKTAHPRYFNQLSTGLDMVGLAADWLTSTANTNMFTYEVAPVFVLLEYVTLKKMREIIGWENGRGDGIFSPGGAISNMYAMLLARYKMFPEVKEKGMSSVPKLVAFTSEHSHFSIKKGAAALGIGTESVICIKADERGKMIPSDLERRIVEAKQKGYVPFFVSATAGTTVYGAFDPLIAISDICKKYGIWMHVDGAWGGSLLMSRKHRWKLNGVERANSMTWNPHKMMAVPLQCSALLVREEGLMQSCNQMHACYLFQQDKHYDLSYDTGDKALQCGRHVDIFKLWLMWRAKGTIGFEAQIDKCLELSEYLYNKIKDREGYEMVFDGKPQHTNVCFWYLPPGLRYVEDKVEKMKRLHKVAPTIKARMMEYGTTMVSYQPQGDKVNFFRMVISNPAATFEDIDFLIEEIERLGQDL from the exons ATGGCATCGCACGGCTTCTGGTCTCTGGGCGCGCAGAGCGCAGGAGGAGACAACAGCAGCCCGAGCACGC CCCGGGCTTGGTGCCAAGCGGCGGCCCAAAAATTCACAGGAGGCATCGGGTCGAAATTATGTG CGCTGCTGAATGTGGGGGAGATGGAGAAAACCGGCGACCCCTCCGCCGCCGCAGACCCCAAACAGGGAGCGTCTCTGGCGGAGACCTGCAGCTGCAGCGACAAAccctgcagctgctccagagccgCGGTGGGCTTCTCTCACCTCTACTCAACAG ACCTCCTGCCCGCGCTGGACGGCGACCTGAAGACGCTGAACTTCCTCCAGGAGGTGGTGGACATCCTGCTGGCCTACATCGTGGAGTCCTTCGATCGCTCCACCAAGGTGATCGACTTCCACTACCCGAACGAGCTGCTCCAGAGGAACAACTGGGAGCTCTCGGACGAGCCGGAGACGCTGGACGACATCCTCATCAGCTGCAGGGCCACCTTAAAATACGCCATCAAGACCG CCCACCCCAGGTACTTCAATCAGCTCTCCACTGGATTAGACATGGTTGGCCTGGCTGCAGATTGGCTGACGTCGACTGCCAATACCAATAT GTTCACCTATGAGGTGGCTCCAGTGTTTGTCCTGCTGGAATATGTCACGCTGAAGAAGATGAGGGAGATCATTGGCTGGGAAAATGGCCGCGGGGATGGGATTTTCTCTCCAG GTGGCGCCATTTCCAACATGTACGCAATGCTGCTGGCTCGCTACAAGATGTTCCCtgaagtgaaagagaaagggatGTCATCAGTGCCGAAGCTGGTGGCCTTCACCTCTGAGCAT AGCCATTTTTCAATCAAGAAAGGAGCAGCCGCCCTTGGAATAGGTACAGAGAGCGTCATCTGTATTAAAGCGGATGAGAG GGGTAAGATGATACCTTCTGACCTCGAGAGGAGGATAGTGGAAGCCAAGCAGAAG ggttATGTGCCGTTCTTTGTGAGTGCGACTGCTGGTACTACAGTGTACGGAGCTTTTGACCCCTTGATCGCCATCTCAGACATCTGTAAGAAGTATGGCATCTGGATGCACGTGGAC GGAGCCTGGGGTGGGAGCCTGCTCATGTCCaggaaacacaggtggaaactCAATGGAGTCGAGAG GGCAAACTCCATGACCTGGAACCCTCATAAGATGATGGCTGTGCCCCTCCAGTGTTCTGCCTTGCTGGTCAGAGAGGAG GGTTTGATGCAAAGCTGCAACCAGATGCATGCTTGCTACCTGTTCCAGCAAGACAAGCACTATGACCTGTCCTACGACACAGGAGACAAGGCCCTGCAGTGCGGGCGCCACGTGGACATCTTCAAGCTGTGGCTCATGTGGAGAGCCAAG ggCACCATTGGGTTTGAAGCTCAAATTGATAAGTGTCTGGAGCTGTCAGAATATCTCTACAACAAGATCAAGGACAGGGAAGGGTATGAGATGGTGTTCGATGGAAAG CCGCAGCACACCAACGTGTGTTTCTGGTACCTTCCGCCGGGCCTGCGCTACGTGGAGGACAAAGTGGAGAAGATGAAACGTCTGCACAAG